The Salminus brasiliensis chromosome 3, fSalBra1.hap2, whole genome shotgun sequence genome contains a region encoding:
- the nfyc gene encoding nuclear transcription factor Y subunit gamma isoform X1, translating to MSADSFGAGGSDAQQSLQSFWPRVMEEIRNLTVKDFRVQELPLARIKKIMKLDEDVKMISAEAPVLFAKAAQIFITELTLRAWIHTEDNKRRTLQRNDIAMAITKFDQFDFLIDIVPRDDLKPPKRQEEVRQSVTQAEPVQYYFTLAQQPGAVQVQGQQQGQQVATPTATTLQPGQIIIAQPQQGQVLQGTTMQQLQQVQVAQSQATPITSAPVTMQVGEGQQVQIVQAAAQGQAQAQAAQPTGQTMQVMQQIITNTGEIQQIPVQLNTGQLQYIRLAQPVSGTQVVQGQIQTLATNTQQISQTEVQQGQQQFNQFTDGQQMYQIQQVTMPAGQELTQPMFIQSTSQTADSQVTTQVSAD from the exons ATGTCTGCAGACTCGTTTGGAGCAGGAGGAAGCGATGCCCAGCAGAGCCTGCAGTCCTTCTGGCCAAGGGTCATGGAGGAGATCAGGAACCTCACTGTG AAGGATTTTCGCGTGCAGGAGCTTCCACTTGCTCGCATCAAGAAAATCATGAAGCTGGATGAAGACGTAAAG ATGATAAGCGCTGAGGCTCCAGTGCTGTTTGCCAAAGCGGCTCAAATCTTTATCACAGAGCTCACTCTCAGAGCCTGGATCCACACCGAGGACAACAAACGCCGCACACTACAG AGGAATGACATAGCCATGGCCATCACCAAGTTTGACCAGTTTGACTTCCTCATCGACATCGTTCCAAGAGATGACCTCAAACCACCCAAGCGACAG GAAGAAGTGCGTCAGTCCGTTACCCAGGCAGAACCTGTGCAGTACTACTTCACCCTGGCGCAGCAGCCTGGGGCTGTACAGGTGCAGGGACAGCAACAAGGCCAGCAGGTGGCTACCCCTACCGCTACCACTCTCCAGCCTGGACAGATCATCATCGCCCAGCCCCAGCAGGGACAG GTGTTGCAGGGGACCACCatgcagcagcttcagcaggtGCAGGTAGCTCAGTCACAGGCTACCCCCATCACG AGCGCTCCGGTTACCATGCAGGTTGGCGAGGGCCAGCAGGTGCAGATAGTGCAGGCGGCTGCGCAGGGACAGGCGCAGGCCCAGGCAGCACAGCCCACCGGCCAAACCATGCAGGTCATGCAGCAGATCATCACCAACACGGGAGAGATTCAGCAAATCCCT GTGCAGCTAAACACAGGCCAACTGCAGTACATTCGCTTGGCACAGCCAGTCTCAGGAACACAGGTCGTTCAAGGACAAATACAGACACTTGCAACCAACACTCAGCAG ATATCACAGACAGAAGTACAGCAGGGACAACAGCAATTCAACCAGTTTACTGATGGTCAG CAGATGTACCAGATCCAGCAGGTGACTATGCCAGCAGGGCAGGAGCTGACTCAACCCATGTTCATCCAGTCCACCAGTCAGACGGCCGACAGCCAGGTCACTACACAGGTCAGCGCAGACTGA
- the nfyc gene encoding nuclear transcription factor Y subunit gamma isoform X4, with translation MSADSFGAGGSDAQQSLQSFWPRVMEEIRNLTVKDFRVQELPLARIKKIMKLDEDVKMISAEAPVLFAKAAQIFITELTLRAWIHTEDNKRRTLQRNDIAMAITKFDQFDFLIDIVPRDDLKPPKRQEEVRQSVTQAEPVQYYFTLAQQPGAVQVQGQQQGQQVATPTATTLQPGQIIIAQPQQGQSAPVTMQVGEGQQVQIVQAAAQGQAQAQAAQPTGQTMQVMQQIITNTGEIQQIPVQLNTGQLQYIRLAQPVSGTQVVQGQIQTLATNTQQISQTEVQQGQQQFNQFTDGQQMYQIQQVTMPAGQELTQPMFIQSTSQTADSQVTTQVSAD, from the exons ATGTCTGCAGACTCGTTTGGAGCAGGAGGAAGCGATGCCCAGCAGAGCCTGCAGTCCTTCTGGCCAAGGGTCATGGAGGAGATCAGGAACCTCACTGTG AAGGATTTTCGCGTGCAGGAGCTTCCACTTGCTCGCATCAAGAAAATCATGAAGCTGGATGAAGACGTAAAG ATGATAAGCGCTGAGGCTCCAGTGCTGTTTGCCAAAGCGGCTCAAATCTTTATCACAGAGCTCACTCTCAGAGCCTGGATCCACACCGAGGACAACAAACGCCGCACACTACAG AGGAATGACATAGCCATGGCCATCACCAAGTTTGACCAGTTTGACTTCCTCATCGACATCGTTCCAAGAGATGACCTCAAACCACCCAAGCGACAG GAAGAAGTGCGTCAGTCCGTTACCCAGGCAGAACCTGTGCAGTACTACTTCACCCTGGCGCAGCAGCCTGGGGCTGTACAGGTGCAGGGACAGCAACAAGGCCAGCAGGTGGCTACCCCTACCGCTACCACTCTCCAGCCTGGACAGATCATCATCGCCCAGCCCCAGCAGGGACAG AGCGCTCCGGTTACCATGCAGGTTGGCGAGGGCCAGCAGGTGCAGATAGTGCAGGCGGCTGCGCAGGGACAGGCGCAGGCCCAGGCAGCACAGCCCACCGGCCAAACCATGCAGGTCATGCAGCAGATCATCACCAACACGGGAGAGATTCAGCAAATCCCT GTGCAGCTAAACACAGGCCAACTGCAGTACATTCGCTTGGCACAGCCAGTCTCAGGAACACAGGTCGTTCAAGGACAAATACAGACACTTGCAACCAACACTCAGCAG ATATCACAGACAGAAGTACAGCAGGGACAACAGCAATTCAACCAGTTTACTGATGGTCAG CAGATGTACCAGATCCAGCAGGTGACTATGCCAGCAGGGCAGGAGCTGACTCAACCCATGTTCATCCAGTCCACCAGTCAGACGGCCGACAGCCAGGTCACTACACAGGTCAGCGCAGACTGA
- the nfyc gene encoding nuclear transcription factor Y subunit gamma isoform X3: MSADSFGAGGSDAQQSLQSFWPRVMEEIRNLTVKDFRVQELPLARIKKIMKLDEDVKMISAEAPVLFAKAAQIFITELTLRAWIHTEDNKRRTLQRNDIAMAITKFDQFDFLIDIVPRDDLKPPKRQEEVRQSVTQAEPVQYYFTLAQQPGAVQVQGQQQGQQVATPTATTLQPGQIIIAQPQQGQVLQGTTMQQLQQVQVAQSQATPITSAPVTMQVGEGQQVQIVQAAAQGQAQAQAAQPTGQTMQVMQQIITNTGEIQQIPVQLNTGQLQYIRLAQPVSGTQVVQGQIQTLATNTQQISQTEVQQGQQQFNQFTDGQMYQIQQVTMPAGQELTQPMFIQSTSQTADSQVTTQVSAD, translated from the exons ATGTCTGCAGACTCGTTTGGAGCAGGAGGAAGCGATGCCCAGCAGAGCCTGCAGTCCTTCTGGCCAAGGGTCATGGAGGAGATCAGGAACCTCACTGTG AAGGATTTTCGCGTGCAGGAGCTTCCACTTGCTCGCATCAAGAAAATCATGAAGCTGGATGAAGACGTAAAG ATGATAAGCGCTGAGGCTCCAGTGCTGTTTGCCAAAGCGGCTCAAATCTTTATCACAGAGCTCACTCTCAGAGCCTGGATCCACACCGAGGACAACAAACGCCGCACACTACAG AGGAATGACATAGCCATGGCCATCACCAAGTTTGACCAGTTTGACTTCCTCATCGACATCGTTCCAAGAGATGACCTCAAACCACCCAAGCGACAG GAAGAAGTGCGTCAGTCCGTTACCCAGGCAGAACCTGTGCAGTACTACTTCACCCTGGCGCAGCAGCCTGGGGCTGTACAGGTGCAGGGACAGCAACAAGGCCAGCAGGTGGCTACCCCTACCGCTACCACTCTCCAGCCTGGACAGATCATCATCGCCCAGCCCCAGCAGGGACAG GTGTTGCAGGGGACCACCatgcagcagcttcagcaggtGCAGGTAGCTCAGTCACAGGCTACCCCCATCACG AGCGCTCCGGTTACCATGCAGGTTGGCGAGGGCCAGCAGGTGCAGATAGTGCAGGCGGCTGCGCAGGGACAGGCGCAGGCCCAGGCAGCACAGCCCACCGGCCAAACCATGCAGGTCATGCAGCAGATCATCACCAACACGGGAGAGATTCAGCAAATCCCT GTGCAGCTAAACACAGGCCAACTGCAGTACATTCGCTTGGCACAGCCAGTCTCAGGAACACAGGTCGTTCAAGGACAAATACAGACACTTGCAACCAACACTCAGCAG ATATCACAGACAGAAGTACAGCAGGGACAACAGCAATTCAACCAGTTTACTGATGGTCAG ATGTACCAGATCCAGCAGGTGACTATGCCAGCAGGGCAGGAGCTGACTCAACCCATGTTCATCCAGTCCACCAGTCAGACGGCCGACAGCCAGGTCACTACACAGGTCAGCGCAGACTGA
- the nfyc gene encoding nuclear transcription factor Y subunit gamma isoform X2 encodes MSADSFGAGGSDAQQSLQSFWPRVMEEIRNLTVDFRVQELPLARIKKIMKLDEDVKMISAEAPVLFAKAAQIFITELTLRAWIHTEDNKRRTLQRNDIAMAITKFDQFDFLIDIVPRDDLKPPKRQEEVRQSVTQAEPVQYYFTLAQQPGAVQVQGQQQGQQVATPTATTLQPGQIIIAQPQQGQVLQGTTMQQLQQVQVAQSQATPITSAPVTMQVGEGQQVQIVQAAAQGQAQAQAAQPTGQTMQVMQQIITNTGEIQQIPVQLNTGQLQYIRLAQPVSGTQVVQGQIQTLATNTQQISQTEVQQGQQQFNQFTDGQQMYQIQQVTMPAGQELTQPMFIQSTSQTADSQVTTQVSAD; translated from the exons ATGTCTGCAGACTCGTTTGGAGCAGGAGGAAGCGATGCCCAGCAGAGCCTGCAGTCCTTCTGGCCAAGGGTCATGGAGGAGATCAGGAACCTCACTGTG GATTTTCGCGTGCAGGAGCTTCCACTTGCTCGCATCAAGAAAATCATGAAGCTGGATGAAGACGTAAAG ATGATAAGCGCTGAGGCTCCAGTGCTGTTTGCCAAAGCGGCTCAAATCTTTATCACAGAGCTCACTCTCAGAGCCTGGATCCACACCGAGGACAACAAACGCCGCACACTACAG AGGAATGACATAGCCATGGCCATCACCAAGTTTGACCAGTTTGACTTCCTCATCGACATCGTTCCAAGAGATGACCTCAAACCACCCAAGCGACAG GAAGAAGTGCGTCAGTCCGTTACCCAGGCAGAACCTGTGCAGTACTACTTCACCCTGGCGCAGCAGCCTGGGGCTGTACAGGTGCAGGGACAGCAACAAGGCCAGCAGGTGGCTACCCCTACCGCTACCACTCTCCAGCCTGGACAGATCATCATCGCCCAGCCCCAGCAGGGACAG GTGTTGCAGGGGACCACCatgcagcagcttcagcaggtGCAGGTAGCTCAGTCACAGGCTACCCCCATCACG AGCGCTCCGGTTACCATGCAGGTTGGCGAGGGCCAGCAGGTGCAGATAGTGCAGGCGGCTGCGCAGGGACAGGCGCAGGCCCAGGCAGCACAGCCCACCGGCCAAACCATGCAGGTCATGCAGCAGATCATCACCAACACGGGAGAGATTCAGCAAATCCCT GTGCAGCTAAACACAGGCCAACTGCAGTACATTCGCTTGGCACAGCCAGTCTCAGGAACACAGGTCGTTCAAGGACAAATACAGACACTTGCAACCAACACTCAGCAG ATATCACAGACAGAAGTACAGCAGGGACAACAGCAATTCAACCAGTTTACTGATGGTCAG CAGATGTACCAGATCCAGCAGGTGACTATGCCAGCAGGGCAGGAGCTGACTCAACCCATGTTCATCCAGTCCACCAGTCAGACGGCCGACAGCCAGGTCACTACACAGGTCAGCGCAGACTGA
- the nfyc gene encoding nuclear transcription factor Y subunit gamma isoform X5, with protein sequence MSADSFGAGGSDAQQSLQSFWPRVMEEIRNLTVKDFRVQELPLARIKKIMKLDEDVKMISAEAPVLFAKAAQIFITELTLRAWIHTEDNKRRTLQRNDIAMAITKFDQFDFLIDIVPRDDLKPPKRQEEVRQSVTQAEPVQYYFTLAQQPGAVQVQGQQQGQQVATPTATTLQPGQIIIAQPQQGQSAPVTMQVGEGQQVQIVQAAAQGQAQAQAAQPTGQTMQVMQQIITNTGEIQQIPVQLNTGQLQYIRLAQPVSGTQVVQGQIQTLATNTQQISQTEVQQGQQQFNQFTDGQMYQIQQVTMPAGQELTQPMFIQSTSQTADSQVTTQVSAD encoded by the exons ATGTCTGCAGACTCGTTTGGAGCAGGAGGAAGCGATGCCCAGCAGAGCCTGCAGTCCTTCTGGCCAAGGGTCATGGAGGAGATCAGGAACCTCACTGTG AAGGATTTTCGCGTGCAGGAGCTTCCACTTGCTCGCATCAAGAAAATCATGAAGCTGGATGAAGACGTAAAG ATGATAAGCGCTGAGGCTCCAGTGCTGTTTGCCAAAGCGGCTCAAATCTTTATCACAGAGCTCACTCTCAGAGCCTGGATCCACACCGAGGACAACAAACGCCGCACACTACAG AGGAATGACATAGCCATGGCCATCACCAAGTTTGACCAGTTTGACTTCCTCATCGACATCGTTCCAAGAGATGACCTCAAACCACCCAAGCGACAG GAAGAAGTGCGTCAGTCCGTTACCCAGGCAGAACCTGTGCAGTACTACTTCACCCTGGCGCAGCAGCCTGGGGCTGTACAGGTGCAGGGACAGCAACAAGGCCAGCAGGTGGCTACCCCTACCGCTACCACTCTCCAGCCTGGACAGATCATCATCGCCCAGCCCCAGCAGGGACAG AGCGCTCCGGTTACCATGCAGGTTGGCGAGGGCCAGCAGGTGCAGATAGTGCAGGCGGCTGCGCAGGGACAGGCGCAGGCCCAGGCAGCACAGCCCACCGGCCAAACCATGCAGGTCATGCAGCAGATCATCACCAACACGGGAGAGATTCAGCAAATCCCT GTGCAGCTAAACACAGGCCAACTGCAGTACATTCGCTTGGCACAGCCAGTCTCAGGAACACAGGTCGTTCAAGGACAAATACAGACACTTGCAACCAACACTCAGCAG ATATCACAGACAGAAGTACAGCAGGGACAACAGCAATTCAACCAGTTTACTGATGGTCAG ATGTACCAGATCCAGCAGGTGACTATGCCAGCAGGGCAGGAGCTGACTCAACCCATGTTCATCCAGTCCACCAGTCAGACGGCCGACAGCCAGGTCACTACACAGGTCAGCGCAGACTGA